The Rosa chinensis cultivar Old Blush chromosome 7, RchiOBHm-V2, whole genome shotgun sequence DNA segment TATTTTTTTCTCATTTCTATCAGGCCCCATGAGCTGAACCAATTTTTCAACCCCTTCAGAGTCTACAAGCCCTCCTCTTTCAGTTATTTTTGCAATTTCTGACTTTAAAGTGCTTTCCTGTTTACAGTGACCAGAATCCCCATCATCTATTCTTGTAATGCGTTCTCGTTTGACAGGCTCAGACCCCTGGTCTCCCCGCTCCCTTTTTTTCCCCTTAACTTGAGAAGAAAAGGATGAGGCACTATTCTGGACACCATCTGATCCAGCTTTTAACTGTGATGCTGAAGATGGACCGTTCATTGGTTTTGGAGATCGGCCACCTGACTGCACTGTTGCTTGCATTTCTACTCGAGTTTTATATAACAATTTATCTACTTCCTCTTGTCGctcctgtaaaaaaaaaaaaaaatgatatcaaCTACCCTGAATGTTTAAGTATATGAGaaccaaaatgaaaatacaaAGATCTAAAACTCACATTAATATAGTCCTGATCAGTTAGCCACCATAAACACTTGTTTGTAATGTCATAAACACGCCGGCATACAAAAGATGAAATCCCAGATGGAAGCTTAACACCTTTAGGAAGGAACGCGACTTTACATGGATGAAGTAACGATGCGGCAGGAATCTCATCCTTATGGAACGAATAGAAAATTTCGTTCAGCTCAGCATCGAACAGTTCGCCTTTGCCAAGCTTTACTTCAGAAGGTCGATAAAGCCAATTCACTCCTACTCTTAACTTGTTCTCTTTGCCTGTAATTAACCAACGAATTATTCCAATGAAAGGTGGGGAATCCTGGGGAGGTTTGAACAGAGCACAATCACCAACACTGATCTTGCGTCCGTCCTACAAAAATAGAGAACTTCAGAGAATCATTATGCTGGCAACTAAATAGCTATAAGAATCAGCATGCATCACAAATAGTGTGCATAAGAAATGAAGCTTAGAAACATATAAAGATCAATTTCATTGTGCCATCAAAATGGAAACCTATGAGCAGTCATTCTCATGATTAACTACATTTCAAAATTCCAATGTTTTAGCTACAACCTAGGATGATGTAGGACTCAAAAAGGTAAGCCTGACCCCAAAGCAATGAGAACAAGTCTATTGCAAACCCTGttataaaatataaatgaaaGCAAGCTATGGCACTATCAGAATATCTTTAAAGAGGAGACCACAAAGTGTCAGAAGCTCAAGAACTAGACGGTCACAGCAAGAATATTACTAACCGCTGCAATTTAAATGACAGCTGTAACAGAGGTTATTGGTTAGTTCGAAAAAAATCAGTTCTCTACCATTAGATGGAAAACTAACTTGCAGTTTTTCCCTCTCTACTCTCTGTTTTCCTTCCTCTCATATTCATTACCTCCCCCTGCTATCTTATGATGGGTAGTTGCCTTCAATATTAACTAGACCATTCTTGTTAGAAGAAACTCTCATCCATCACATGttcataattaaaatcaataaatCATAACATTAGGAGGTTATCTTAAGGAGAGACGCAGGTTGCATTCGTTTTACTAAACCTCtgaacaagaagatcatattTTCTGTGTCCTCAATCATCTGCAGGCATAAAACTATCGCTCCTTTACAAGAAACAGGTTACTCTATCCAGCGTACTCTACCATGTCCAAATATGTGGATTGTCCTTAAAAGTGTCAAATgcaaaatttaaaaagaaaacaagactaGAGAAAATGGCAAGTTTAGCTGTTCTCATGTCAATGACAATCTTCTAGAAAATTGTCATAACATGAGAGAGCAAATTAGTAGAGAACTGTCATGACAAAATTTAAACTCGGATAATCATTAACTGTTCTCCGCATTAAAGCCAAGGCAATGAAATCTTGACCACTTATAATTTCCATAAATCTATTTGTTACAACAACTTATAGCTGTAGATGAGTCAATCAGAAGTCTACCTGATCAGCTGAGAGATCAAGCAGACGCAAAGAACACAATGAAAACCAATATCAGGGACAACATCATATCCACCAGAAAAAATAACAAGAGCGACACCTAAACAACTGAACAAATATTCTTGccatataaacaaaaaaaaaatctctttaaATGCATATAAATAACTCATCTAATTCAAAGTTCTTCCAAAACGAAACAGTTCAACAAGCATCACAGCTCCCACCCAGCGTGAATACCGCCCCTGTCATACAGACTCTCTAAACTGAGTCCATTTCCTAACTTCCATATAAACAtcctaaaaattaaacaaagtcAAGTGCTAATCCCATTTCTATATAGCCTCAAGTCTAATAACACATCAAAACTAGTATTTCCGCAATTCACAAAACCTGCAATTAACTACTAGTTCCTAAATCGCACCAAAGGCCACAATATTCAAATTCAAACCAGTATAAAATCAGCCATGAAATAAAAATTCCACAGCCCAACAATGGAGAGGAAAGTGAGTCAAAAAAGAAGCGAAACCTTGAAAAAGGAATTAGTCGAATTcgaagatgaggaagaagaaccaTCGGCCGTAGGGACTGTCAACATGTGCCGACTCCGTTTCCTCTCCTCACCTCCCCTCCCATGCATAGCCTTGCATTTTCCCCAATCCCGATCGCGCCTTCAATTCCAACCATTACCATCAATCCACGCCCTTCCAATTCCCTTATCAATCGCGAAAACCTAGATCGCCCATCAGAATTTTCTCCACCGAAAACgaaatcgaaaccctaattcCACACACCGGATGGCTGGCTGGGTCTTCCTTCCGCCGATCCAATTCAAGCTCAGATCCAACACCAAGGTCTCCAACTTGCGAGTCGCCCTTTcgatctagagagagagagactagagagagagagagccagacGGCAAAAAGGAAAGGTGTACTTGGTACTTGGTAAGCGCGAGCGAACGAGCGAGCGAGCAATCTAGCTAGCTGCAGAGGACGGGCAGCTCGGGCAGATCGGGCAGCTTAGAATAAACTAGCCTCACCCGCGGGTGAGCTGACCAAAAACCAATTTAAGAATATGTGACTGGACTGGGTTCACTTTCAGGAAACTCTAGCTGGAAGAGTTGGTAAAGTTGACCGATCCGCACCTATTTGACTTTGATTCAAGGCCACTGCCTTCACcattgattttgatttcattATGAAAAGAGAGGGGCGTATAGGTAATTTTGGGGGCTTAGGGTTGGGGGGGGGGCCTATGATGGGACAGGTTAAGGTTGTCCTGAGTTGTTCCAACAGAGATTAATAAAAGTAAGGGGAAGGGGAAGAGTGATGTAAATGGTTGGGTTGGGTTGTGTTCCTTTCTGGCAGGaagggaaagaaaagaaattgattttctGAGCTGCTTGTTGCGTAAGTTAGCATCACCCACTGCCACTGCTCTGAGCCCATGGTAATCATGTGTTCTTGTTCCTTTCACCCTTTTTGGGTTTCATTATAACTGCTTTGGACCATAATATTaggaaaaaaatatttatttttgttttacttaattattttcctGCTTAATAAATATTTCATATGTTTAAAATGACAAGGTCATGAATGTTAAtaactatttatttttcttaggGTATGTTTGGATGAATAATTTTTTAGTTTCtatagacattttttttttatcgagatcacacAGTAGCAAAAGTGACAAGAATTACAAATGTTATTGTTTGGATTGGTTTGTCTTAAAGGAAATAAACTCTGTAGTTTTCAAATAATACAAGCTAATCAGTTTATCGCAATGATCCAAATTTGAGCTCCTTCAACCGGAATTGATAGGAGAATACTGATAaaataatctggggttcacatccaaaaccaattggcaatggatgaagtggtcaaaactcttataaactcataggcaaggtcctattttcccatgtgggatgtgtatattctcaacaaataCGACGTTTTGGTGATCGATCCTCCACCAGTGGACGGCCTAAATCTTTCCAATGGCCACGGAGGAGCTGCTGCTATTACAGATGATCGTATGTTCGCCCAGCTGTACTACTCAATGTCGCCTCCTAGGAACACTACGTGGCCGGACAAGACAATATATTCAAAGGAGGAGTTGGAGTTCAAATCTGAATTGGAGCTCAAGTTTCCTTTGATTAATGGACAATCTGCACAGCATACCAATGCCAATACTTTGAAGACTATTAGTTGCTCTCCCTATGTCTTGGCATATAGTTGCGAGTATTACTTATATCTCGTCCTCGCTGGTCCTGTCTTTATTTTTATAGTGCTCTCTGTTTTTGTGTTTCTTTATTGACTCAGTACTTTTGATGACCAGCCGGATGATCATCCAACAATCCACGACTCCATACCACTAAACCAAATAAGCAATCCCTCCTCCAGGGTCAGTTAACAATATGGAATTTGGTTACATATGAGCGCTTaatgttggatatgattttgAATATATCGTTTGCCTTTTCAATCTAGTTTCTGAAGTTGTGGATGGTTATGTATCAGTTTTAAAATGTTTATTAGTTGGATCTCATCATAAGATCTCATAGCCAGCAGatttaaaaagaagaaataagaaattgTATTAATTATTTTGCTCACAAAGAAACAAAGCCACCATAAGAGTTCATCAAAACAGAAAGATAAAGCCATCATAGATTTTATCAAATATTACAAGTTGCTCCTTTTAATTTGGATCACCACAAGATTCTAGTCCTACATGAAAGGAGAGAAAGAAGCTAGGCAGCATTGCCAGTATCACCAACTATCCAATACACGGGGGTAGAGGCTCTCACAACGCATTTATCATCCTCTTCATCTCAGCAGACCTCCTTGAATCAGGTTCTTCAATTGCTCTCTCAGTGAGTACATGCTTGATACGACACATTGACTTCCTCACCTGAATTTCATGATGACAATAACAAGAAATCAACTCTGATAATAGAATTTGCAGGAAGAACAAACAAAGGAAACTACTGTCCATGCAAAGGAGATGTTGAAGAACTTCCAAgtattaatttgttgatacaaaTCAGAAAATGTTTAAAAGAGCGGGTCATACTTTGGGAAGGCGCTCAGGATTAGGAAAACGAAGATTCTGTGCATGAAGCATCTGACGTTGAGTCATCAGCATGTTTTTCTCTTTAAGCAGAACAAACCATAGCTTATTGAGATCATCCCAAGACTTCAGGCGCAGTTCCTGAGCCTTCCAACTTCGACCTAATAGCAATGAAGCATCAAACATTGAAATAGCTGAAATATCTATCACTAAAGCAATACATAATGCATCAACCAGTGTTGTGGAAATACATTGAATGGCATGACATCGGAGAGTCAATATTAGCAGTTGAAATTATGCAAAATGTTTTGGATAGTTGCAAATAGAATTTCTTCATGTGCTAGGAAGACTAAACTTTCAAAGCAAGTTATTAAGTTTAATTAAGAATGAGATCATCCAACTAATATAGAGTTTAATCCCTAGTATCGCTGCAACCAAATTCCTTCTTTGGGATCACCTGACTTTTGGTAATACCATATAGCATTGATAAAATAATCACTGAACAATATATGGTAATTGATCATTTCCTATGCAACTTCGATTCCCTTGGAAGTTGGAAATAATAGAAAAATTGATCTTTCTCTGCATTTCAGCTCTAATTGGTATAGAGATTCTAATTAAATAACACTGACCAGAAAACATAATAAACGAAAACAGTGACAAAAGAATCCTTGACATCAACAACGATCAGCTGTTCTTGAACTAATAACCCACATGATATACCTTTACCTTCTATAGCTCTAATTCTAGATTATACAGATACCATGTAAATTGTGCAGGTCAGCAAAATGCATACTACCAACCTTACAATGTCTGGATCATTCTTACAGTATTGAGATTCTTTATAGTCACAAAAAGAATGTAACTGAAAACGCAGTTATTTTCTGATGAACAATTCAACCATAATCCGAGTCATCTTAAGGTCTGCATTCATATAGGGTTTAGGGAACCTAATTTACCTCTGCCTAGCACTTTGAATTTCTTTAATTGATTCTCGCTAAGTATATACACTCCAATACCCCCAATTCATAAATGCACTGAAGAACAGAAAACAAGGAAAACGAAGAGCATTGTACCATATACAACTGGCTTTTCTTCATCCGCCTTCCTATCTGCTTCAAAGAACTCCTCGAGCGGGTTGTGGGCCGTCGTCCTAGCCATAGAAGCAGCACCAGAAGATTCTGATTTGGCTGCAGCAAACAGTGTTCGCCTGAAATACCTTACCACCATCATCATTGTAATCTGAGCACAAAACAATGCAGCAAGGTTAGAACAACAAAACGAAACCAAGCAAAACACTTCATAATTAGATTTCAGAACTCGGCCTATGCTTGTTAAAACCAAAAAGACGAAGACCCATTTGGGTGTTTTTCACTTGGGCATTTTCACAAACACATGG contains these protein-coding regions:
- the LOC112179406 gene encoding 39S ribosomal protein L47, mitochondrial, with the translated sequence MMMVVRYFRRTLFAAAKSESSGAASMARTTAHNPLEEFFEADRKADEEKPVVYGRSWKAQELRLKSWDDLNKLWFVLLKEKNMLMTQRQMLHAQNLRFPNPERLPKVRKSMCRIKHVLTERAIEEPDSRRSAEMKRMINAL